One region of Camelina sativa cultivar DH55 chromosome 6, Cs, whole genome shotgun sequence genomic DNA includes:
- the LOC109133517 gene encoding ubiquinol-cytochrome c reductase complex 6.7 kDa protein-like: MAGTAGLLKVVKPKIQPVDIQAAAGWGIAAAAGAIWVVQPFDWIKKTFIDPPPVEEK, encoded by the exons ATGGCAGGAACAGCTGGTTTGCTCAAGGTCGTGAAGCCGAAGATTCAACCGGTGGATATCCAAGCCGCCGCTGGATGGGGAATCGCCGCCGCAGCCGGTGCCATCTGGGTTGTCCAA CCATTTGATTGGATAAAGAAGACATTCATTGACCCACCTCCAGTTGAAGAAAAGTGA